The Cyclobacterium amurskyense genome contains the following window.
GGCAAGCATTGCCATTCCTTACCAGTATGGTAGAAGGAATAGAGATGGAGAAGTCTCAGAAAAGCCTAATTACTGACCTGAGACTGATGTTCCCTTTATTTGTGGATGACTTTATTCACCATATCCATGAGGAGGAGGACACCCTTTTCGAAAGGATTGCTTACCTGCATGAGATAGAAAATGGCTCAATCCCTTTGAATGAGGCAATCAAAGTGTTTGCATTGCCTTCTATTCAAAGAATGGCGGCAGAACATGATGCACATGATGACGAAATGAAGGGGATAAGGAAACTTACCAATGATTACCTCATTTCTAAAGATGCAAGTATCTCTGTGCGGGTATTGTACCTAGAACTTCAAAAACTGGAGAGTGAACTTATGATACATGCAAAAATTGAGAATGACCTGCTATTCCCAAAAGCGGTGGAGCTAGAGCGTGAGGTTTTTAGAAGGCTTCATTTGCAAATAAAAAGCAACTGATGGCTAGGATACTGGCCATTGACCTTGGAACTAAGCGGACTGGCTTAGCTGTTACTGATCCTTTAATGATTGTAGCAAGTCCCTTGGAAACTATACCTACACACCAATTGTTGGAATATTTAAAGAGTTATACAAGCAGGGAAGAGGTCTCGGCAATTGTATTGGGATGGCCCAAATCTTTGGATGGGACAGACACGAACATGACGCAGCCTGTTGTATCTTTAGAGAAAAGATTAAGAAAAACTTTTCCCAATATAAAAGTTGAATTGGTGGACGAACGCTTCACATCCAAAATGGCCATGCAATCCATGATCAGTATGGGAAGCAAGAAAAAAGACAGAAAAGAAAAGGCGGGCAACCTGGATAAAATCAGTGCCGCTATAATTTTACAAACATACTTAAATAGAAAATGATATACCCTATAGTAGCTTATGGTCACCAGGTTTTAAAGAAAGAGGCAGAAGAAATTCATGAAGGTGAGGATGTGAGCGGGTTAATTAGTGATATGTTTGAAACGATGGGCAAAGCCAATGGTGTAGGCCTTGCTGCCCCTCAAATAAATAAAGGAATACGACTCTTTGTCCTGGACAGCAACTTGATGTTGGATGAGGAGGATGATGAAATAGGTATAAGAAAAGCCTTTATTAACCCAATCATTCTTGACGAATATGGAGATAAATACACCTTTGAAGAAGGGTGCTTGAGTATTCCTGAAGTCAGAGCTGAGA
Protein-coding sequences here:
- the ruvX gene encoding Holliday junction resolvase RuvX, with the protein product MARILAIDLGTKRTGLAVTDPLMIVASPLETIPTHQLLEYLKSYTSREEVSAIVLGWPKSLDGTDTNMTQPVVSLEKRLRKTFPNIKVELVDERFTSKMAMQSMISMGSKKKDRKEKAGNLDKISAAIILQTYLNRK
- a CDS encoding hemerythrin domain-containing protein encodes the protein MHSSKNKHRKSIGELVTENHVLAEVLHYFGISFFQHEQHSLEDVCAKYKVNPSQVIDELEEWASRVEPTSDELFLHPIGVLVGYLKKKHRYFIRQALPFLTSMVEGIEMEKSQKSLITDLRLMFPLFVDDFIHHIHEEEDTLFERIAYLHEIENGSIPLNEAIKVFALPSIQRMAAEHDAHDDEMKGIRKLTNDYLISKDASISVRVLYLELQKLESELMIHAKIENDLLFPKAVELEREVFRRLHLQIKSN
- the def gene encoding peptide deformylase, yielding MIYPIVAYGHQVLKKEAEEIHEGEDVSGLISDMFETMGKANGVGLAAPQINKGIRLFVLDSNLMLDEEDDEIGIRKAFINPIILDEYGDKYTFEEGCLSIPEVRAEITRPEKLTIEYFDENWNLKEEEFSGMTARVIQHEYDHLEGILFVDYLKGLKRRMVKGKLVDISKGKVSTDYRMLYP